A single region of the Geobacillus subterraneus genome encodes:
- the lonB gene encoding ATP-dependent protease LonB, with amino-acid sequence MDWTNIVLVIQLFFGVIIGLYFWNLLKGQRVQKVSIDKESRKEMEQLRKLRSISLTEPLAEKVRPKRFDDIVGQEDGIKALKAALCGPNPQHVIIYGPPGVGKTAAARLVLEEAKKNPLSPFNKNAVFVELDATTARFDERGIADPLIGSVHDPIYQGAGAMGQAGIPQPKQGAVTNAHGGVLFIDEIGELHPIQMNKLLKVLEDRKVFFESAYYSKENPQIPSHIHDIFQNGLPADFRLVGATTRTPNEIPPAIRSRCLEVFFRELDQDEIALIAKKAAEKIRLNVSESGIRLLAAYARNGREAVNMMQIAAGLAITENREKILDKDIEWVIHSSQMAPRYEKKIASAPAVGVVNGLAVYGPNTGALLEIEVTALPAKGKGSINVTGIVEEESIGSPEKSVRRKSMARGSAENVITVLRAMGVPADRYDIHVNFPGGVPVDGPSAGVAIAVGIYSAIYQLPVDHTVAMTGEISIRGYVKPVGGVFAKIKAAKQAGAKKVIIPIENMQSLLREVSGIQIIAVRRLEEALVHVFGEEALRRGTAFLPAAAADRSGKKLV; translated from the coding sequence ATGGATTGGACGAATATCGTGCTTGTGATTCAGTTGTTTTTCGGGGTCATCATCGGCCTTTATTTTTGGAATTTGCTCAAAGGACAGCGCGTGCAAAAAGTATCCATCGATAAAGAATCGCGCAAAGAGATGGAGCAGCTCCGCAAGCTGCGCTCCATTTCGCTGACCGAGCCGCTCGCGGAAAAAGTGCGGCCGAAACGTTTTGACGATATCGTCGGCCAGGAAGATGGGATCAAGGCGCTCAAAGCGGCGCTGTGCGGGCCGAACCCGCAACATGTCATCATTTACGGACCGCCCGGCGTCGGCAAGACGGCTGCAGCCCGGCTTGTGTTGGAAGAAGCGAAAAAAAACCCGCTCTCCCCGTTTAACAAAAATGCTGTATTCGTTGAGCTTGACGCGACGACGGCGCGCTTTGACGAGCGCGGCATCGCCGATCCGCTCATCGGCTCGGTGCATGACCCGATCTATCAAGGGGCCGGGGCGATGGGACAGGCCGGCATTCCTCAGCCGAAGCAAGGGGCGGTGACGAACGCCCATGGCGGCGTTTTGTTTATTGATGAAATTGGCGAACTCCATCCGATTCAAATGAACAAGCTGCTCAAAGTGCTTGAGGATCGGAAAGTGTTTTTTGAAAGCGCCTATTACAGCAAAGAAAACCCGCAAATTCCAAGCCATATTCACGACATTTTCCAAAACGGACTGCCGGCCGATTTCCGCCTTGTCGGGGCGACGACGCGAACGCCAAACGAGATTCCTCCGGCCATTCGTTCCCGTTGTTTAGAAGTGTTTTTCCGTGAATTGGATCAAGACGAAATCGCCTTGATCGCTAAAAAAGCGGCGGAAAAAATCCGCCTGAACGTCTCCGAAAGCGGCATTCGCCTCCTTGCCGCCTACGCGCGCAACGGGCGGGAAGCAGTCAACATGATGCAGATCGCCGCCGGCCTCGCCATTACGGAAAATCGGGAGAAAATTTTAGATAAGGATATCGAATGGGTCATTCACTCAAGCCAAATGGCCCCGCGCTACGAAAAGAAAATCGCTTCCGCTCCGGCTGTCGGCGTTGTGAACGGCTTGGCGGTGTACGGGCCGAACACCGGCGCGCTTCTCGAAATCGAAGTGACCGCCCTGCCGGCGAAAGGAAAAGGATCCATCAATGTGACCGGCATTGTCGAGGAAGAAAGCATCGGCAGTCCGGAAAAATCGGTGCGCCGCAAAAGTATGGCGCGCGGCTCAGCGGAAAATGTCATTACCGTGCTGCGCGCGATGGGCGTGCCGGCGGATCGCTACGATATTCATGTCAACTTTCCGGGCGGGGTGCCGGTTGACGGCCCCTCGGCTGGGGTGGCGATCGCGGTTGGCATTTATTCAGCCATTTACCAGCTGCCGGTCGATCATACTGTCGCGATGACCGGCGAAATCAGCATCCGCGGCTATGTCAAGCCAGTCGGCGGTGTGTTTGCCAAAATCAAAGCAGCCAAGCAAGCCGGAGCGAAAAAAGTCATTATCCCGATTGAGAACATGCAATCGCTGTTGCGGGAAGTGAGCGGCATTCAAATTATCGCCGTCCGCCGCCTCGAGGAAGCGCTCGTCCATGTGTTCGGCGAAGAAGCGCTCCGTCGGGGAACCGCATTTTTGCCGGCTGCTGCCGCCGATCGCTCGGGGAAAAAGCTCGTATAA